The genomic interval AAGGGAAGGCTGTCTTCCAGCCAGTGGCTCTGGGAACAGAGGACCACAGGAGGaggccagctcctgccttgcCCTTTTGGAGGTGGATGAACAACTCTGCTCTCCAGTGACAGGGGACGCAACTCTGTGGAGGAAAGTTGTTGTGATTCATCTTCTGAAGGGCAGGTGCAATTTAATTCTCAGTTACAAGAGGATAAGGCACATGAGCACAGCCTAGGCCTAGCCCCTAGGCACAGCTGGGAGTGCTTGCACATCCTAAACTTCATGAGACTGTCCCTTTCTTGGTTCCATGTAACAGATTCACTGAATCACACAAAGGATAAATCTATTTCTTTGATGTCTATTTTTGCCTCTGGATCTTTGGGAAAATGATTATTATGCTAATGGATAATAACTATGCTAAATAAAGTGTTCTTTGGCAGGTACACACTAATCCCTACCTCTGTGATCCTGGGCTTAGGAGGAGCACCGCTATGGTCTGCCAAATGCACTTACCTCACCATTGCTGGCAATTCATatgctgagaaagcagaaaaaaatgggaaagacaTTATCAACCAATACTTTGGGGTCTTCTTTCTGATATTTCAGTCCTCCGGCATCTGGGGAAATCTTATCTCATCCTTGATATTTAGCCAAGCTTCCACCAAaggtaaaatgtattttaaattcttcttgcTTCTTTCTATAAACACCAGCTAGTTCTAGATAGTTAAAAGGTAGATTTCTGGAGCTAAGCTGGTGACACTCAATTGCCTTCATAGTCAGTGGAAACAGGCACTTCAGATGTGAGTGAGCTTATCTGAAGGTAGATGTCTGAAATAGATGGGCTAAATTGCTCTCTGAAGTGTCTATTTTCTATCAACTCTTCATCAGCTATAAAGAGAGTCCAGACAACTAGCTCAAAAATAGATGTCAATTGAATTCCTTTTGAGTTCCACCCCTGTGTTATAAAGCATAGATTGGCTGCTGGCAGTGACAGTCTTTCACGTCTGACTTCCATTAAAAGTGGattaaaacaaaaggcaaaacacTGAAGCAGCCTTTTCACAAAGCTTGTAGTATTGGATTAATTTGCTGTTAAACATTCAAGGTTAGTCAAGCTGACGCTGATGCTTGCTGAAAACGAGTCCTTTACAGAATTGTCAAGAAGAAATTGAAGTAGCTGTTGGCAGGAGTCTGCATGCCAGGACTCCTCTGCTGTATTTCAGGCTCAGAGAGCAGATGCCGATGTAGCTTGAAGAAATCACTCAAAAGCACTGCCCTCATTTCCCATGTGTGCAATTGATGTAAGCCTTAAAGttgtgaaaagaaattaatacttGGACGCCACTTTAGAGATTCAAAGTGCTACAGTGCATCATCATTGGAGTCTCCCCTGCATTCCCTGTCCTGTCAAAGTCAGAACGGGATGGACATGGAAAGAGCTTTCCATATACGCTGCTACTATGAATAGCAAGAAGTTACCTCTCTTCCCTGGCTCAGTTAAGCAGTATGTCCTCTGGAGGGTATTCGAATAGGTATTAGGTTAAAACTGAATGACAGGGAGCTGGCATCAGGTTTTACTCTTTGAATCCTTGGGTTTATGGCAAAGTAGTTGTCACAAGGTGTGATACTTACGGAGGATCATGCTTCCTTTAAACCCAAGCAACTATAGATGAAACACCATCAAAGAGGAATGCTAAAGGGCTGTATCAAGTGCAACAGAGCCCTGCTGACCTGATCGCTGAGCCACACGATGCCTAGGGAGGGACTGCCTGTTCTGATTTCACTTGCAGGGTAGGGGCTGTGGTACAGCTGTGGGGTCTGCAGCAGACTGTGACCATGTTACTCTTCTCTGCCTCACAGCACACATCATGTTAATAAGAGGattaaaatactccttttttttttttttttttttttagtcttgtaAATCCCCTCCTAGCTTTACATCTGAGGATATTCCTCTAAATTCTAAAGAAGcccttttacttatttttttatcaATTACATTAGatttcagaaaatgctgtgttCCTGGGAGGTGTGCTGTGAACAGCTCTCAAAGCCAAAGGCCTTGCATATCTTCACAGGAGTCATGAGCAGTCATACCATAAGCTTCCCAACTGTGCCTTCTCAGTGAGACTCAGCTTTAATCTAGAGGGAGCTTCTTGGGGGGCAAGGGGGTAAGGATGTCCACTCActcccttcttttcctctcctctgaaaGTGCAGGAAAGTTATCCACCCATATTTTTCATAtacttaaaatgtgtaatttcactGAGCAGTTGGAAAGATATGGTATGTATCTGCAGAATCAAAATGCATAAAATTCAGACACGTACGTACACTTGACATACTGACTGCATCATTGCATCCAGATACAGCAAGGCAAGCTACACCATGAGGTAACACTACAACAGAAGGCAGTAATCAATGTAAATTACAAGAATCATCCTTTCTCACTCATCAATATTGCAGCTTTATTTCCAGAGGAACAGAGCAAACCTTGCCTTGCAGCTTCCATATCACTAATTGCATGTGCATCTTCATCTTCAGATGATGCATGGACAGATAAAAAACTTGTTTTACACATTTCCACACTTTACTAGTGTGACTCACCTTTTGCATATGGTAATTTTGCTGAGCGTGTGTTTATTCAAAACTGTGTAGCTGTAGCCACTGGCTATAATAAGGTAATGATTTTCTTTATGTTATTAAGTTTTATCTGATGTTGAACCTAAAGTTGTTTATGAAGCTAGTTAAACAGCTGATTCTCATTGCAGCAGCTTTGATTGGAAGCAATGGGGAAAAACACACTAAAAGTAGTTACACAATAACCCTAATTGAAAAATTACAGATCAAGTTCTGTTTAAGAAATCAGCCAAGTTACACTGTATTGCCCTTTATTATGCTTGGACCAGTGACAAATTCTGCAGTGAAAGCATTGAAATAATTGTACTGTTTTTTGATCATCCCTCCCCACTATACAACTTATTCAGGCTCACACTTTGggttagtatttttttctttacagaaaaggtGCTGGAGGAAGTGGGCACGGTGTTGTGGTGACACACAAGGTGCATGTGTGTGGCTTTGACACATGCTCAACACAACGCTGATGGGATTGAACAAAGTAAAGGTCTTACTCCAAACCCTGCCAAACCATTCTAGTTTCAAGTATGTTCTCAAAGAGTAATAAAGCCAGTAATAAAGTATCGAAGccaggaaaagctgttttcttggAAGACTGTATTAGTGGGTAATCATAATAcaaatttctaaaacaaaaagaTGTCTTGAGGTGGTTTCCATTCCTATAACGTACACAGAAATTATATGGAGAGGGATAACATGCTCTGGCTGTAAGAACTGAGGTCCATCAGTTCAGTGGTGGAGGGACTAAGGGAGCTGTCTGGTGGGGTATTATGATTAAGAGGTACACATACACACTGGAACTTTAAATACTGTAAATTAAGCTTGGATTCAGATTTCAACCTCCAGCTTTAGCCCATGTCTCCACATAACCATGAATTCAGTGTTCTGTCTTGAGCAACTGTTTCTGTTAGACCAAATTTTTGTGTGTTAAACTGGGATTCTGAAGTTAAACATCTGTAATCAGGATGGATTTGAAACCGGGACCAATCACCAAGTGCTGGGTTTTCTTATATGCTTGCACATAGTGTTCACTCATCTGATCTTTTCTCTGACCTGCCTTTCTTTTGGTTCTTACTGAATTAGTGGAAATCTCAGAAGAAAACCTGGCATGCTGTGGCGCATATGACTGCATGACTGATACCACTAACACCACTGGGCCAGCAGAACCCTCCAACTCCTTAATCTACACTCTGCTAGGGATCTACACTGGTAAGTAATCCACACAATCTTTCATGAGTAATCACTGATGGGGAACCTActacttcagggcatggtttagtgggcaactggttgacagttggactcattgatcttaaaggtcttttccgacctaagcgattctatgattctatgattctatacttgTGAAACCTAGCATGACTGCAGATTAAGGTTCCAACTTCTTCCTTCAATCCAATTTTCTAGAAGGAAATAAGATATGTGAGAGCTGTAAACAGCTCCTTCCTAAATAGTCTCAAATGCTTTGTGCCAGTGCTGTATCATTTTTGTCTAAAGGAGCAAGACATTCTTTACACTTTTCACCTGGAATAACGCTGAAGCCCAGTCTGGTGACCCCACTGTTTCACCCAAAGTCAGTGTTGCTCTACACACTAGAATCAAAAGTATGCCCACATTGCAGTTAGAGGATTAGAGCAGCTTATCCAGTTATGCATGAGAGAGTTTTAAATTCACTATCTTCAGGATCAGCAATATCGAACTGGTTACTGACGGCATTGGTCAGATTTATATATGCATGAAGAGGCCCAAGATGCTAAGAGCAGCCCAGCTAGTGGTACTTGAACTCACCAAATTCTAGTCATCTGGGGATGCCTATCAGAACTGGCTGGTGTCCTACCACGTGTAAAACAGTTTTAGCACAAGAACTGCACTGTAATTAGAGGTGGACCTGAACTACGGCTCCAAGAACATGCAGTCATTTGGGGGGAGTTTTTTGGATCGCTGCTGAGATTTTACAACTTCAGTCAATTCTCAGCTGTGATGCTTGAATTGTAATACCTTAACATGAAAGGCAAAGATAAGGAGAAGCACTATGCGAATTGGCATGTCTCCCATTTAGTAACTACAGCTGCTATAGACCTTCCTCGCATAAGGCTAGAAAGGAATCAAAGACAGGGAAGGCTGATGCCATCAAAAATTGGAAAGACAAAAATAGATGTGCAAAGATTTGTTCAGTGAGGAAAGTTCAAAAAGTATCTGGCTCAAAACAAGTTACTCTCTGGATAAAGGGGAAGTATCTGGCAAGGCAATATGTCACCTTAGCTCTGTTAAAATATCTTTGCAGTCTCTGCACATAGATGTACTCTCTATGCTGAGACAGATGCAGGGAATTTGTCATACGCTTAAACAGAGAGCGTGTGATCTGGTCAGAGCCAGCCCTCACCCGGCAAGGGCATCACAGCAAACCTTCCGTCCTTCCCCAAGCTCCATTCCTAATTGgtgagaaaatgcaaagaataTCCCCCCACTTCCCTTCCAGAGTGTGCTGGAGCTGATGCTTTTCTGCTAAAGGCAGGTGTGGCTCACAAGTTTATATTTAAATGTGATGACTAATGTATACAGCACTCCCTTAGGCTTTACTCATGCAAAATGAATGCAACCCTGCTCTCTACTGACCCCGCGTCAGTagggtttcatttttcttttaagctctTAATAAAAGATATGACTTTTCCTACCTTGAGGGAAACCAAATAGCCAAGTATTTCATTCAcaggcattttttaaatgtctcctCTATTTGGTTGCTGAATACATATTTTGCCCAGCTTGAGTGGAGATAATAATGGATAAGTCTTTTGTTGTTTAGTTTTCTCAAGGTCTGTGGATGTTTTTATTTATGTTCATACCAACCACTATAAAGCCATCCAGTTACTTATCTCCTGTAATTGCTCTTGATTCATTTGGCATATTTGTTAGAATATTTGTCCTGTAAACATGGATGTCCTGGTCTCGCCCAAGTCCTGCAATCAGCCCATAAGCACTAATAAAGACCCTGGCAGAGCCAACAATGACTTACATCATGAAGGGTTTAGAGCTCAGCCACAGTGGAGAACCAGGACACTGGAGAATACAATTTCATTCTAGGAGACATGGATGAGAAATAATAAGCAATAAAAAATTGAGGCAATTTACTGTAAATCTGCTAATGTATTTGGACGTTAAAAGTTCACAGAAAAAAGCATGCCCATACACAGTAACACGGGAGTACATTAAAAGGGCAGTGTGGATGGGAAGAGGTGGTTGGTTCTCCTCTTACTCTGAACTCCACTTGTTTCCATGGATGGAATTCTAGTCAGCATAAGTAAGAGAGGAAACATAATCATGCCTTGCATCAGTAACGAAGCAGTTGTGTACCTGTGGCTGCCTCATGTATATTATGAGACACAGTTATCGTCTTGATAACGTGAATAAAACCGTATTGATTTACTTCACAAGTAACAAACCTAGGCTGATACATACATGATCATTTTCTGATTAACTACCCCATGTATTCTTTCATGTGCTGCTTCTGCTAGGAAAATATAGGTTCAAAGCTGTAACTTCCATCTTTTTCAATTCACTCAGAGTTGCTCACTATCATCTTTAAAATAGCACATATTCCATAGTCACAGCATGGCCCTGAGCCGaccgaaaaaaaccccaagcaaaaagCAACATATACTGGGATCCAAGACAGCAGTTCTACTTCTagccctttatttttctttccatgtgttTGAAGGAAGATCCCCCCTAGCCATGAAAACCTTGGCAGTGGAAGTGAATATTCCTCTCTCGTGTTGGTTTAAAGCCTTTTGATAGCTCCCAAGGGAGCTGTTTCTGGCCAGCTCCCCATCCCTGCGACCCCTGGCTTGCCCTGGAAGGGTGAGCAATCACCCTCTGTGGCCGTGCAGCTGGCCCGGCGGCTGTCACAACAAGACAGGCCAGTCACAGTTAAGCCGAGGGGATCTGCGAGGTGCACAGCTGTATGCAGAAGATGCGAATGCAGATCAGGCCTTCTTGTTTACACAGAAATGGCCTTTACACTGAAGCGGAATCAAAGGCATCGGCCAAAACATCCCACAGAGCTAAGCACTAAGTCAGAACAATAACAGCAGCAAGCGACTTCCCATCATTCTTCCAGCATTCCTCAGTTTTTCatgaactttttgttttgtttttgcagctAGTGGTGTGCTAGCTGTGTTGCTGATTGCTATATTTCTGGACGAGATCAAATCTGACCAAGCAGAGACTGAGAAAGAAATACTAGAGACACCATCCTTTTGGTCTACGTTCCTAGCAACTTTCCAGCATCTTAAAGATAAAAGACAGTGTCTTCTAATCCCTCTGACAATGTACAGTGGGTTTGAACAGGGATTTCTTTCTGGTGACTACACAAAGGTGTGGAGGACAATGTAAATCTATTTCTGTCTGGCTGGTTTTTGTGCCTTTGTGTCTTACTATTGCATCTGATCTATATTTACTCGTTAAATGAAGATGTTTTCAATGGCGATTGGTGGTTTGCTAAATTACTGCTTACTTCTACTTGAATGAACTCTGAGTGACATCTTCAAACAGGAGAGGCCAGCAGTAAATATGTCCCTTGGAACAGCCTCAAAAAGAACACTGTCGAGAGCTTAACTCACCAGTGGAGGCCACAGCAGAGAGCTACAGGTTCAAACTCTTCAGCTTGTTGTAAATAACAAACTGGGAGaaaagccagaagcttttttatcTTCCTTCCTTCTGGTTTCCCTAGAGCTTGTATAACTGCAAGTCAGCACACACATCACGTATTTTATTTTGACAACCTTTACGGTAAGAGAGCAAATCCTCAACAAGGCTGGCTGAAAGCCCTCACCAGTCACTAGTGCAACAGGTCCGAACCCTGATGGATTGAAATGATCAAAACCACCTCTGCTCCTCCACTTTCTCTACAAACATAGACACACAAGCAGGTGTGTTCTCCAGACACTCAGTGAGAAAGCCTCCAAAGAAAGGGGGCAATCTTCCTGAGCTGCTTATCTGatacttaagcttttttttaaaccttgcatATAAGCAGATGGAAGAGTGCACTTGCTGCTGTGTTTGAATGGATTGAAAGGGGCACTCCATGGCCACCTCCTTTGGTCTTATGCTTTTATAGGTGAGGTCCTCTTCATTTCTTGGGAGCTGCTCTGTAATGACCGTAGTGCTGACTGTCAATTTTCATCTCTTGGGCTATGAAGGGAAGGGCCAAAAATTCCTAGTGCCACTTCCAGGAGTTTTATTTGCATAGCGAGCAGTGGTCTGATTTCTTGTGCTTGTTACTGCTCTGTTTGCATGGCATCAGTCTGACTGGGAACTGGGTTGGGAATATCGCTGCTGAAGGCCAACTATGTCAATACACCAGGGACTTGTCAGCAAACTCTATAGCTGTGCTCCTTTGATCTCGTCCGTGCTGGCTATTTACCAAATACTCAGGCTAAGACCCTTGAACCTTAGCTGCATGTTTTCCCTGAAGAAAATGTGGCAGCACTGCCTCTTCTCTTCCAGACATATGTGACCTGTGCCCTGGGGATACATTACGTTGGTTATGTGATGATCTGCTTTTCGGCTGTAAAttccctctgctctctgctcTTCGGAAAGATCTCTCAGTTCACGGGTAGAAAAATTCTATTTGCATTAGGTAAGTAAAAGTGACTTGAAGGACTGGTTACCTCATGTAATATATGAAATCCGGTGTTCCCTCCTTTACATGCACTACAAAGGGAGAGCTCTCTGTCAGCTATCAGTTAAAACCAAAGTCAATCTGGAGCGAAACTTCATTCTTGAGAAGAAAGGCAGCGCAGTTAACCCCTGTATTCAGGTCATTGCCTTACATCACTTCGCTCGTGGTGTAGTTTACCCTGCTATTGAGGGCACTATCTACTCAGAAAGTGCCCTACAGCTCTGATGCTTTATAGCTTTAATGCAACCAGTGATAAATGATTTTATGATACAGATGTTGAGGCCTACAATATACCTAAGAGGGATTTCTCCACCAGGATGAAACCTTTATGGAGCAAAAGCAACTGAGAACCTTGTGAGAGATGCTGTTGATTTGAGTGTCAGGGGATGGTAAACTTGGAAATTTCAGCAACTGGTCTGGGAATTTCAGGAAGATTTTTAAAGGTCAGCCTGGTGTCCTTTGCACTACTTGTTctatgggaagaaaaataaaagaaagtcaTATGCCAGTGTGTCAAGCTAGAGTAACTTGAGGGCTTGTGTATGGGATGGTAATTTTCAGGTTGCCATGAAAAGAGGTTTGTATATTTAAGAGCATCTCTCTCTCCAGAGAACAATGTTCCAATGAGTAACAGAGTAATGGAGGCAGAAAAATAccaagaaatatttcatttgtatcCCTGTATCCACTAAGTATACGGGAAGCGTACTAATACCTTACTTCCACTACATAGTAACCTGTATTGTTAGAAATGTCACTGACTGAGTCAATGTGCATCTAGACATTCTAGGCATTTCCTCCACAGGAAATTTTAAACCTgggcaaggaagaagaaatttaGAGTCCTTTATGCTGCAGTCACTAACTCAGAGATTCTTCTGTCCTAGGTCTATATTTCATGCTATGAAActcattttagattaaaaaaaataaatatcatcataataataaaaaacctatAGTGTTAGTAATGCAAGACCTCTGAACCTTTCCGTTCTGTTTAATAGTCTTTGTACTCATCCTGTGAAGGTGCACCTGTGGGGGGAGGAATCAGTGACTCATTTACAAAccgcttttaaaaagaaagaaaaaaagtcacc from Accipiter gentilis chromosome 28, bAccGen1.1, whole genome shotgun sequence carries:
- the UNC93A gene encoding protein unc-93 homolog A codes for the protein MERNLKNVLVISFGFLLLFTAYGGLQNLQSSLHSEEGLGVASLSVLYAALILSSMFLPPILIKKLGCKWTIAGSMCCYIAFSLGNFYASWYTLIPTSVILGLGGAPLWSAKCTYLTIAGNSYAEKAEKNGKDIINQYFGVFFLIFQSSGIWGNLISSLIFSQASTKVEISEENLACCGAYDCMTDTTNTTGPAEPSNSLIYTLLGIYTASGVLAVLLIAIFLDEIKSDQAETEKEILETPSFWSTFLATFQHLKDKRQCLLIPLTMYSGFEQGFLSGDYTKTYVTCALGIHYVGYVMICFSAVNSLCSLLFGKISQFTGRKILFALATVTNTTCIIALLLWKPHPKQLAVFFIFPALWGLSDAIWQTQTNGLYGILFEKHKEAAFANYRLWESIGFVIAFGYSTKLQVYIKLYILLSVLVLSMVTYGAVEYLEAKSSPGTPTATKKENVEPPTQESCM